In Primulina eburnea isolate SZY01 chromosome 3, ASM2296580v1, whole genome shotgun sequence, one DNA window encodes the following:
- the LOC140826353 gene encoding benzyl alcohol O-benzoyltransferase yields the protein MASSKSLTFKVTRRNPELIPPSNPTPHEFKPLSDIDDQEGLRFQIPVIQFYRSIPSMEGKDPAKVIREAIGKALVYYYPFAGRLREQEGRKLVVECTGEGVVFIEADADVTLEDFGGDALQPPFPCLEELLYEVPGSGTVLNGPLLLIQVTRLKCGGFIFALRLNHTMSDAAGLVQFMSAVAELARGGRSLSTPPVWNRELLNARSPPRVSCTHHEYDVVPDTNGTIIPLDDMVHRSFFFGPAEISALRRRVPPNLRTCSTFELLTACLWRCRTISISPDPHEEVRILCIVNARTRFNPPLPAGYYGNAFAFPVAVSTAENITKNPLSYALELVTKTKSDVTEEYMKSVADLMVIRGRPHFTVVRTFLVSDVTRAGFGDVDFGWGKPAYGGPAKGGVGAIPGVASFYIPFRNNKGENGIVVPICLPGYAMEVFVKELQMMSREEHDEPASTVKRPVFIASAL from the exons ATGGCTTCGAGCAAATCTTTAACTTTCAAAGTCACAAGGCGAAACCCAGAGCTCATCCCTCCATCAAACCCAACTCCCCACGAGTTCAAACCCCTCTCTGATATCGATGATCAAGAGGGTCTCCGTTTCCAAATTCCGGTGATACAGTTCTACCGGAGTATTCCATCAATGGAAGGAAAAGACCCTGCTAAGGTGATCCGGGAGGCCATCGGGAAGGCTCTGGTTTATTACTATCCCTTCGCGGGGCGGCTGAGGGAACAGGAAGGCCGGAAGCTCGTGGTTGAGTGCACCGGCGAGGGCGTGGTGTTCATTGAGGCCGATGCGGATGTGACGCTGGAGGATTTCGGCGGCGATGCCCTTCAGCCGCCGTTTCCATGCTTGGAGGAGCTGCTTTATGAAGTTCCGGGTTCTGGTACAGTCCTCAACGGCCCTCTGTTGCTTATTCAG GTCACGCGCCTGAAATGCGGAGGCTTCATCTTCGCTCTTCGACTCAACCACACAATGAGCGACGCCGCCGGGCTGGTCCAATTCATGTCCGCCGTCGCCGAACTGGCCCGCGGCGGACGGAGCCTCTCAACCCCACCTGTATGGAACAGAGAGCTTCTCAACGCACGGTCCCCACCACGCGTCTCCTGCACGCACCACGAGTACGACGTCGTACCTGACACCAACGGCACCATCATCCCCCTCGACGACATGGTCCACCGCTCATTCTTCTTCGGCCCCGCCGAGATCTCCGCCCTCCGCCGCCGCGTCCCTCCCAACCTCCGAACATGCTCCACCTTCGAACTCCTGACCGCATGCCTCTGGCGCTGTCGCACAATCTCCATCTCACCCGATCCCCACGAAGAGGTGAGAATCCTGTGCATAGTCAACGCCCGGACCCGATTCAACCCACCACTCCCGGCCGGATACTATGGTAACGCGTTTGCATTCCCCGTCGCAGTCTCCACCGCAGAGAATATAACGAAGAATCCCTTGAGTTACGCCTTGGAGCTGGTAACGAAGACTAAATCCGACGTGACAGAGGAGTACATGAAATCGGTAGCTGACCTGATGGTGATCAGAGGGCGGCCGCATTTCACCGTAGTGCGTACTTTTCTGGTCTCTGACGTGACGCGGGCGGGTTTCGGAGATGTGGATTTCGGTTGGGGCAAGCCGGCTTACGGAGGGCCGGCTAAGGGCGGAGTTGGGGCGATTCCTGGGGTGGCCAGCTTTTACATACCTTTCAGAAACAACAAGGGAGAGAATGGGATCGTGGTTCCGATTTGCTTACCAGGTTACGCCATGGAAGTGTTCGTGAAAGAGCTTCAGATGATGTCGAGAGAGGAACACGATGAACCAGCTTCAACTGTTAAAAGGCCTGTCTTTATTGCATCAGCACTTTGA
- the LOC140826349 gene encoding pre-mRNA splicing factor SR-like 1 isoform X1, producing the protein MSEIKSTGRSIDLLLEKVLCMNILSSDYFRDLLRLKTYHEVIDEIYTTVTHVEPWMTGNCRGPSTAFCLLYKFFTMKLTVKQMHGLLKHPDSPYIRAIGFLYLRYVADSKTLWGWYEPYLKDDEEFSPGSNGRMTTMGVYVRDLLLGQYYFDTLFPRIPVPVLRTIVTNLENMKLPSKHCGTTGESTRGSEETARRPPSVKASLSVSFGQRAPHRASTRDSSPVRRTITPSYDRDADSRRSPNHHRGQSHDLTDRDSDRDKDRERERDRNRDCSRDRDRDHERDKDRERDRYRERERDRDRRHEYDSRSRDRYGRDYERSENEGHRLREGSSRHSRSRSRSRSRSQSIHERNGHDQNREKASASSNLAKLKDLYGDLNDQKEDAGKDRGPSRPSGTEEVIRLGGSTWR; encoded by the exons ATGTCTGAGATTAAATCAACTGGGAGATCAATTGATCTACTGTTGGAAAAGGTGCTGTGCATGAATATACTTTCTTCTGATTACTTTCGAGACCTTTTGAGATTGAAAACATATCATGAAGTCATTGATGAGATTTATACAACGGTGACACATGTGGAACCTTGGATGACTGGCAATTGTCGGGGGCCTTCAACTGCATTCTGCCTTCTCTACAAATTCTTTACGATGAAACTCACCGTCAAACAAATGCATGGCCTGTTGAAGCACCCAGATTCTCCTTACATAAGAGCC ATTGGATTTCTATATTTAAGATATGTTGCAGATTCAAAGACATTATGGGGTTGGTACGAACCATACCTAAAAGATGACGAG GAATTCTCTCCTGGTTCAAACGGCCGAATGACCACGATGGGTGTGTATGTGCGCGATTTGCTTCTTGGACAG TATTACTTTGACACTCTTTTCCCACGGATCCCTGTTCCAGTTTTGCGAACCATTGTGACGAATCTTGAAAATATGAAACTGCCATCAAAACATTGTGGAACTACTGGTGAGTCCACTCGTGGATCTGAGGAGACTGCCAGGAGGCCACCTTCTGTCAAAGCTTCCCTTTCAGTCTCTTTTGGTCAGCGTGCTCCACACCGTGCATCAACTAGGGATTCATCTCCAGTTCGCCGAACAATAACTCCATCGTATGATAGAGACGCCGATTCTAGACGGTCCCCCAATCACCATCGGGGCCAGAGCCATGATTTGACAGATCGAGATTCAGACAGGGACAAAGACCGAGAGCGGGAAAGAGACAGGAATAGGGATTGTTCCCGTGATCGTGACAGGGACCATGAGAGAGATAAGGACAGGGAGAGAGACCGATATAGAGAGCGGGAAAGAGATAGAGATAGGAGGCATGAATATGATAGCAGATCCAGAGATAGATATGGAAGGGATTATGAAAGGAGCGAAAATGAAGGGCATCGTCTTCGAGAAGGTAGTTCTCGCCATAGTCGGAGCCGTAGCAGAAGCAGGAGCAGAAGTCAAAGCATTCACGAAAGGAATGGGCATGATCAAAATCGGGAAAAGGCATCTGCATCTAGTAATTTAGCCAAACTTAAGGATCTATATGGTGACTTGAACGACCAAAAGGAGGATGCAGGCAAAGACAGGGGTCCTAGCCGGCCTAGTGGTACTGAGGAGGTGATCAGACTTGGTGGTTCAACGTGGAGATAA
- the LOC140826350 gene encoding cytochrome c oxidase assembly protein COX11, mitochondrial isoform X2, producing the protein MLQFHYIGGFVKLLVMEICVFTCFFFHQSVEEKIARHVKDGTITSREIVVQFNADVADGMPWKFVPTQREVRVKPGESALAFYTAENKSPTPITGISTYNVTPMKAAIYFNKIQCFCFEEQRLLPGEQIDMPVFFYIDPEFETDPKMDGINNLILSYTFFKVSEE; encoded by the exons ATGCTGCAGTTCCACTATATAGGAGGTTTTGTCAAGCTACTGGTTATGGAG ATCTGCGTTTTTACGTGTTTCTTTTTTCATCAGAGCGTTGAAGAAAAGATTGCTCGTCATGTCAAAGATGGAACCATAACATCTAG GGAGATTGTTGTGCAGTTCAATGCTGATGTGGCTGATGGAATGCCCTGGAAGTTTGTTCCAACACAGAGAGAG GTAAGGGTTAAGCCAGGAGAGAGTGCCCTTGCATTTTATACTGCTGAAAATAAAAGTCCAACTCCCATTACTGGTATATCCACATATAATGTCACTCCAATGAAG GCTGCAATTTACTTCAACAAAATACAATGCTTCTGCTTTGAAGAACAACGGCTTCTTCCTGGAGAGCAGATTGACATGCCA GTGTTCTTTTACATTGATCCTGAGTTTGAAACAGATCCTAAAATGGATGGAATCAACAACTTGATTCTGTCTTACACATTTTTTAAAGTCTCCGAGGAATAA
- the LOC140826349 gene encoding pre-mRNA splicing factor SR-like 1 isoform X2 translates to MTTMGVYVRDLLLGQYYFDTLFPRIPVPVLRTIVTNLENMKLPSKHCGTTGESTRGSEETARRPPSVKASLSVSFGQRAPHRASTRDSSPVRRTITPSYDRDADSRRSPNHHRGQSHDLTDRDSDRDKDRERERDRNRDCSRDRDRDHERDKDRERDRYRERERDRDRRHEYDSRSRDRYGRDYERSENEGHRLREGSSRHSRSRSRSRSRSQSIHERNGHDQNREKASASSNLAKLKDLYGDLNDQKEDAGKDRGPSRPSGTEEVIRLGGSTWR, encoded by the exons ATGACCACGATGGGTGTGTATGTGCGCGATTTGCTTCTTGGACAG TATTACTTTGACACTCTTTTCCCACGGATCCCTGTTCCAGTTTTGCGAACCATTGTGACGAATCTTGAAAATATGAAACTGCCATCAAAACATTGTGGAACTACTGGTGAGTCCACTCGTGGATCTGAGGAGACTGCCAGGAGGCCACCTTCTGTCAAAGCTTCCCTTTCAGTCTCTTTTGGTCAGCGTGCTCCACACCGTGCATCAACTAGGGATTCATCTCCAGTTCGCCGAACAATAACTCCATCGTATGATAGAGACGCCGATTCTAGACGGTCCCCCAATCACCATCGGGGCCAGAGCCATGATTTGACAGATCGAGATTCAGACAGGGACAAAGACCGAGAGCGGGAAAGAGACAGGAATAGGGATTGTTCCCGTGATCGTGACAGGGACCATGAGAGAGATAAGGACAGGGAGAGAGACCGATATAGAGAGCGGGAAAGAGATAGAGATAGGAGGCATGAATATGATAGCAGATCCAGAGATAGATATGGAAGGGATTATGAAAGGAGCGAAAATGAAGGGCATCGTCTTCGAGAAGGTAGTTCTCGCCATAGTCGGAGCCGTAGCAGAAGCAGGAGCAGAAGTCAAAGCATTCACGAAAGGAATGGGCATGATCAAAATCGGGAAAAGGCATCTGCATCTAGTAATTTAGCCAAACTTAAGGATCTATATGGTGACTTGAACGACCAAAAGGAGGATGCAGGCAAAGACAGGGGTCCTAGCCGGCCTAGTGGTACTGAGGAGGTGATCAGACTTGGTGGTTCAACGTGGAGATAA
- the LOC140826352 gene encoding glutamate decarboxylase has translation MVLSKTASQSDVSVHSTFGSRYVRDSLPRFKLPENSIPKDAAYQIINDELMLDGNPRLNLASFVTTWMEPECDKLIMASINKNYVDMDEYPVTTELQNRCVNIIARLFNAPLEEGQAAVGVGTVGSSEAIMLAGLAFKRKWQNKMKELGKPCDKPNIVTGANVQVCWEKFARYFEVELKEVKLRDGYYVMDPEKAVEMVDENTICVAAILGSTLNGEFEDVKLLNDLLLKKNKETGWDTPIHVDAASGGFIAPFLYPELEWDFRLPLVKSINVSGHKYGLVYAGIGWVVWRTKVDLPDELIFHINYLGADQPTFTLNFSKGSSQVIAQYYQLIRLGFEGYKNIMENCQENATVLKEGLERTERFNIVSKEHGVPLVAFSLKDNTNHNEFEISEMLRRFGWIVPAYTMPPDAQHVTVLRVVIREDFSRTLAERLVSDIEKVLHDLDTLPARVREKLAATAVVEEHAPAVVKKTAIEVQREITTAWRKLIADKKKTNGVC, from the exons ATGGTTCTCTCCAAGACCGCCTCGCAATCCGATGTGTCCGTCCACTCGACGTTCGGTTCTCGATACGTACGCGACAGTCTTCCCAG GTTTAAATTGCCGGAGAATTCGATCCCGAAAGATGCAGCGTACCAGATCATAAACGATGAGCTGATGCTAGACGGGAATCCAAGGTTGAACCTAGCATCCTTCGTCACGACATGGATGGAACCTGAGTGCGATAAGCTCATCATGGCCTCCATTAACAAAAACTATGTCGACATGGATGAGTATCCTGTCACCACCGAGCTACAG AATCGATGCGTCAACATCATTGCACGTCTATTTAACGCACCACTCGAGGAAGGCCAGGCAGCCGTCGGCGTGGGGACTGTGGGTTCATCTGAAGCCATAATGCTGGCGGGGCTAGCCTTCAAGAGAAAATGGCAGAACAAGATGAAAGAACTCGGCAAACCCTGCGACAAACCCAACATTGTAACCGGCGCAAATGTTCAGGTCTGTTGGGAGAAATTCGCACGTTACTTCGAAGTGGAGCTTAAGGAAGTTAAATTGAGAGATGGGTACTATGTTATGGACCCCGAGAAGGCTGTGGAAATGGTGGATGAGAACACCATCTGCGTTGCCGCAATCCTGGGTTCGACCCTGAATGGCGAGTTTGAAGATGTTAAACTATTGAATGATCTCTTGCTCAAGAAGAACAAAGAAACCGG ATGGGATACACCAATCCACGTCGATGCAGCAAGTGGGGGGTTCATCGCACCATTTCTTTATCCAGAACTGGAGTGGGACTTTAGATTGCCATTGGTGAAAAGTATAAATGTGAGTGGTCACAAGTATGGGCTAGTGTACGCTGGAATTGGTTGGGTTGTGTGGAGGACCAAAGTGGACTTACCGGATGAACTCATTTTTCACATCAACTATCTCGGAGCTGATCAACCCACTTTTACACTCAACTTCTCTAAAG GTTCTAGTCAGGTCATTGCTCAGTACTATCAACTTATTCGCTTGGGTTTCGAG GGTTACAAAAACATAATGGAAAACTGTCAGGAGAACGCCACGGTACTCAAAGAAGGTCTAGAGCGCACGGAACGCTTCAACATAGTCTCCAAAGAACATGGAGTGCCACTTGTGGCATTCTCCCTCAAGGACAACACCAACCACAACgaatttgaaatctccgaaatGCTCCGTCGCTTTGGCTGGATCGTCCCCGCCTACACCATGCCTCCAGATGCCCAGCACGTAACAGTCCTTCGTGTTGTCATCCGAGAAGATTTTTCGAGGACGCTGGCCGAGAGGCTTGTCTCGGACATAGAGAAGGTTCTCCATGACCTTGATACGCTCCCGGCTAGGGTCAGGGAGAAACTCGCAGCCACTGCTGTGGTGGAGGAACACGCTCCGGCCGTGGTGAAGAAGACAGCAATAGAGGTGCAGAGGGAGATCACGACTGCTTGGAGGAAGCTGATTGCTGACAAGAAGAAAACCAATGGGGTTTGCTAG
- the LOC140826351 gene encoding microtubule-destabilizing protein 60-like — MESPNRKSAQKIKESTKPMEFRLHTQQRAVHRSIFNSSVAIKLCIMERQKKQVEKLLKKIEEEEVRMMRRNMIPRAQLMPLFDKPFSPQRSTRPLTIPREPSFIKNYSQVLYL, encoded by the exons ATGGAAAGTCCAAACAGGAAATCTGCTCAAAAG ataaaaGAAAGTACAAAACCTATGGAATTCAGACTCCACACTCAGCAAAGAGCAGTCCATCGATCTATTTTTAATTCTTCG GTTGCAATCAAGCTGTGTATCATGGAGCGACAGAAGAAACAAGTGGAGAAGCTGCTCAAG AAAATAGAAGAGGAAGAGGTCCGAATGATGAGAAGGAACATGATACCTAGAGCCCAACTCATGCCTCTTTTTGATAAACCTTTTTCGCCACAAAG ATCGACAAGGCCTTTGACGATTCCTCGGGAGCCAAGTTTTATAAAAAACTACAGTCAAGTTCTCTACCTATGA
- the LOC140826350 gene encoding cytochrome c oxidase assembly protein COX11, mitochondrial isoform X1 — MAFFRLSRATRLFSDANYPIHQASFLSRHLQEAVGSRRRFIGYASNNICGQRFCYEFRGLMSNCGRKPRSYNLEKSHSIFGRHYATYANTDKKSKKMLLYLTGLVFVMVGCTYAAVPLYRRFCQATGYGGTVQRRESVEEKIARHVKDGTITSREIVVQFNADVADGMPWKFVPTQREVRVKPGESALAFYTAENKSPTPITGISTYNVTPMKAAIYFNKIQCFCFEEQRLLPGEQIDMPVFFYIDPEFETDPKMDGINNLILSYTFFKVSEE; from the exons ATGGCATTTTTTCGCCTTTCCAGAGCAACCCGTTTATTTTCTGATGCTAACTATCCTATTCATCAAGCCAGCTTTTTATCCAG GCACCTACAAGAAGCTGTTGGTTCAAGACGCCGTTTCATTGGATATGCTAGTAATAATATATGTGGGCAAAgattttgttatgaatttcgtgGTTTAATGTCAAATTGTGGACGTAAACCAAGGAGTTATAATTTGGAAAAGTCCCATTCTATTTTTGGTCGACATTATGCTACCTATGCCAACACAGACAAGAAATCCAAGAAGATGCTTTTGTACTTGACGGGGTTAGTCTTCGTTATGGTAGGGTGTACTTATGCTGCAGTTCCACTATATAGGAGGTTTTGTCAAGCTACTGGTTATGGAGGTACTGTTCAGCGTCGTGAG AGCGTTGAAGAAAAGATTGCTCGTCATGTCAAAGATGGAACCATAACATCTAG GGAGATTGTTGTGCAGTTCAATGCTGATGTGGCTGATGGAATGCCCTGGAAGTTTGTTCCAACACAGAGAGAG GTAAGGGTTAAGCCAGGAGAGAGTGCCCTTGCATTTTATACTGCTGAAAATAAAAGTCCAACTCCCATTACTGGTATATCCACATATAATGTCACTCCAATGAAG GCTGCAATTTACTTCAACAAAATACAATGCTTCTGCTTTGAAGAACAACGGCTTCTTCCTGGAGAGCAGATTGACATGCCA GTGTTCTTTTACATTGATCCTGAGTTTGAAACAGATCCTAAAATGGATGGAATCAACAACTTGATTCTGTCTTACACATTTTTTAAAGTCTCCGAGGAATAA